In Leptospira meyeri, a single window of DNA contains:
- a CDS encoding tyrosine-type recombinase/integrase, with translation MDRKTNATYTYNNPQSLPQSYEGVLKQFLQFQTQNSLPLNTDTIRRFINLPKIKGNGEYSEASKAFRKCAVFVALKQITHDTRVKAYLTEESKMIKVAKVHRAIYKEKILSWEEIHKLIFKSKLLDKGKDNKYHRLSLIIETLAMTGMRISELINIKLKDCLIDGEKVYINIIGKGNKPRRIFLSVNLLSRIKREFNSEALLFLSKQRKKYNRSYLQKEINLLGKLLLSKNHVTCHTFRHSFATREIKRLGCTRPVQLYLGHASSIITEMYNHTTLEYEDLFGC, from the coding sequence ATGGACCGTAAAACAAACGCTACATATACATATAATAACCCACAATCCCTACCCCAGTCTTACGAAGGTGTGTTGAAGCAATTTTTACAATTTCAAACTCAGAATTCCCTACCATTGAATACTGACACTATAAGGAGATTCATCAATCTTCCTAAAATAAAGGGAAATGGTGAGTATTCCGAAGCTTCCAAAGCATTCCGCAAATGTGCAGTTTTTGTAGCCTTGAAACAAATTACTCACGATACAAGAGTAAAAGCCTATTTAACCGAAGAATCAAAAATGATCAAGGTGGCTAAAGTTCACAGGGCTATTTATAAAGAAAAAATTCTATCTTGGGAGGAAATTCATAAACTGATATTCAAGTCGAAATTGTTGGATAAAGGAAAGGATAATAAGTATCATCGGTTGTCTTTAATTATAGAAACCCTAGCTATGACTGGAATGAGGATTTCGGAGTTAATCAATATAAAACTGAAAGATTGCTTAATAGATGGTGAGAAAGTTTATATCAATATAATTGGTAAAGGAAACAAACCCAGACGAATTTTTCTTAGCGTAAACCTACTCTCACGCATAAAAAGAGAATTCAATTCGGAAGCTCTATTGTTTCTTTCGAAGCAGAGAAAGAAGTATAATAGATCATATTTACAGAAAGAAATTAATCTTTTAGGTAAACTATTACTTTCTAAAAACCATGTTACTTGTCATACTTTCAGACACAGCTTTGCTACTAGGGAAATAAAACGACTAGGTTGCACTCGACCAGTACAACTATACTTGGGACACGCTAGTTCAATAATTACTGAGATGTATAATCACACAACTCTTGAGTATGAAGATTTATTCGGATGTTGA